Proteins found in one Camelus bactrianus isolate YW-2024 breed Bactrian camel chromosome 5, ASM4877302v1, whole genome shotgun sequence genomic segment:
- the CHRNG gene encoding acetylcholine receptor subunit gamma isoform X3 gives MHGGQSPLLLLPLLAVYLGVDSGGLGPEEPRSRGPRPQGAQGRNQEERLLRDLMHNYNPHLRPAERDSDIVNVSLKLTLTNLISLNEREEALTTNVWIEMQWCDYRLRWDPRDYEGLWVLRVPSTMVWRPDVVLENKSQTYSTSEINLQLSQEDGQTIEWIFIDPEAFTENGEWAIRHRPAKMLLDEVAPAEEAGHQKVVFYLLIQRKPLFYVINIIAPCVLISSVAILIYFLPAKAGGQKCTVAINVLLAQTVFLFLVAKKVPETSQAVPLISKYLTFLLVVTILIVVNAVVVLNVSLRSPHTHSMARGVRKVFLRLLPQLLQMQVHPLAPAAVQDARSRLQNGSSLGWSITAGEEVALCLPRSELLFRQRQRNGLVRAALEKLEKGPESGQSQLCGSLKEAAPAIQACVEACNLIARARHQQSHFDSGNEEWFLVGRVLDRVCFLAMLSLFVCGTAGIFLMAHYNRVPALPFPGDPRSYLPSSD, from the exons ATGCATGGGGGCCAGAGCCCGCTGCTCCTCCTACCACTGCTGGCTGTCTACCTGGGTGTGGACTCAGGGGGTCTGGGTCCCGAAGAGCCCAGGAGCAGGGGTCCAAGGCCTCAGG GAGCCCAGGGCCGGAACCAGGAGGAGCGTCTGCTCAGGGACCTGATGCACAACTACAACCCCCACCTGAGGCCCGCTGAGCGCGATTCAGACATAGTCAACGTCAGCCTGAAGCTCACGCTCACCAACCTCATCTCCCTG AATGAGCGAGAGGAGGCCCTCACCACCAACGTCTGGATAGAAATG CAGTGGTGTGACTACCGCCTGCGCTGGGACCCACGAGACTACGAGGGCCTGTGGGTGCTGAGGGTGCCGTCCACCATGGTGTGGCGGCCGGATGTCGTGCTGGAGAACAA GTCCCAGACCTACAGCACCAGTGAGATCAATTTGCAGCTGAGCCAGGAAGATGGTCAGACCATAGAGTGGATTTTCATTGACCCCGAAGCCTTCACAG aaAATGGGGAGTGGGCCATCCGGCACCGGCCAGCCAAGATGCTGCTGGATGAGGTGGCACCAGCAGAGGAGGCAGGCCACCAGAAGGTCGTCTTCTACCTGCTCATCCAGCGCAAGCCCCTCTTCTATGTCATTAACATCATCGCGCCCTGTGTGCTCATCTCCTCCGTGGCCATCCTCATCTACTTCCTTCCTGCCAAGG CGGGTGGCCAGAAGTGTACCGTCGCCATCAACGTGCTTCTGGCCCAGactgtcttcctcttccttgtGGCCAAAAAGGTGCCCGAGACCTCCCAGGCAGTGCCACTCATCAGCAA GTACCTGACCTTCCTCCTGGTGGTGACCATCCTCATTGTTGTGAATGCTGTGGTTGTGCTCAACGTGTCTTTGCggtccccacacacacactccatggCCCGAGGGGTTCGCAAG GTGTTCCTGCGGCTCTTGCCCCAGctgctgcagatgcaggttcaccCACTGGCCCCAGCAGCTGTGCAGGATGCCCGGTCCCGGCTACAGAATGGCTCCTCCCTGGGGTGGTCAATCACGGCTGGGGAGGAAGTGGCCCTCTGCCTGCCTCGCAGTGAACTCCTCTTCCGGCAGCGCCAGCGCAATGGGCTGGTGAGGGCAGCGCTGGAGAAGCTAG AGAAAGGCCCGGAGTCAGGGCAGAGCCAGCTGTGTGGCAGCTTGAAGGAGGCCGCTCCGGCCATCCAGGCCTGCGTGGAAGCCTGCAACCTCATTGCCCGTGCCCGGCACCAGCAGAGTCACTTTGACAGT GGAAACGAGGAATGGTTTCTGGTGGGCCGAGTGCTGGACAGAGTTTGCTTCCTGGCCATGCTCTCACTCTTTGTCTGTGGCACTGCTGGCATCTTCCTCATGGCCCATTACAACCGCGTGCCTGCCCTGCCATTCCCAGGAGACCCCCGCTCCTACCTGCCCTCATCGGACTGA
- the CHRNG gene encoding acetylcholine receptor subunit gamma isoform X2, translated as MHGGQSPLLLLPLLAVYLGAQGRNQEERLLRDLMHNYNPHLRPAERDSDIVNVSLKLTLTNLISLNEREEALTTNVWIEMQWCDYRLRWDPRDYEGLWVLRVPSTMVWRPDVVLENNVDGVFEVALYCNVLVSPDGCVYWLPPAIFRSSCPVSVTYFPFDWQNCSLIFQSQTYSTSEINLQLSQEDGQTIEWIFIDPEAFTENGEWAIRHRPAKMLLDEVAPAEEAGHQKVVFYLLIQRKPLFYVINIIAPCVLISSVAILIYFLPAKAGGQKCTVAINVLLAQTVFLFLVAKKVPETSQAVPLISKYLTFLLVVTILIVVNAVVVLNVSLRSPHTHSMARGVRKVFLRLLPQLLQMQVHPLAPAAVQDARSRLQNGSSLGWSITAGEEVALCLPRSELLFRQRQRNGLVRAALEKLEKGPESGQSQLCGSLKEAAPAIQACVEACNLIARARHQQSHFDSGNEEWFLVGRVLDRVCFLAMLSLFVCGTAGIFLMAHYNRVPALPFPGDPRSYLPSSD; from the exons ATGCATGGGGGCCAGAGCCCGCTGCTCCTCCTACCACTGCTGGCTGTCTACCTGG GAGCCCAGGGCCGGAACCAGGAGGAGCGTCTGCTCAGGGACCTGATGCACAACTACAACCCCCACCTGAGGCCCGCTGAGCGCGATTCAGACATAGTCAACGTCAGCCTGAAGCTCACGCTCACCAACCTCATCTCCCTG AATGAGCGAGAGGAGGCCCTCACCACCAACGTCTGGATAGAAATG CAGTGGTGTGACTACCGCCTGCGCTGGGACCCACGAGACTACGAGGGCCTGTGGGTGCTGAGGGTGCCGTCCACCATGGTGTGGCGGCCGGATGTCGTGCTGGAGAACAA CGTGGACGGCGTGTTCGAGGTGGCGCTCTACTGCAATGTGCTCGTGTCTCCCGATGGCTGCGTCTACTGGCTGCCGCCCGCCATCTTCCGCTCCTCCTGTCCCGTCTCCGTCACCTACTTCCCCTTCGACTGGCAGAACTGCTCCCTCATCTTCCA GTCCCAGACCTACAGCACCAGTGAGATCAATTTGCAGCTGAGCCAGGAAGATGGTCAGACCATAGAGTGGATTTTCATTGACCCCGAAGCCTTCACAG aaAATGGGGAGTGGGCCATCCGGCACCGGCCAGCCAAGATGCTGCTGGATGAGGTGGCACCAGCAGAGGAGGCAGGCCACCAGAAGGTCGTCTTCTACCTGCTCATCCAGCGCAAGCCCCTCTTCTATGTCATTAACATCATCGCGCCCTGTGTGCTCATCTCCTCCGTGGCCATCCTCATCTACTTCCTTCCTGCCAAGG CGGGTGGCCAGAAGTGTACCGTCGCCATCAACGTGCTTCTGGCCCAGactgtcttcctcttccttgtGGCCAAAAAGGTGCCCGAGACCTCCCAGGCAGTGCCACTCATCAGCAA GTACCTGACCTTCCTCCTGGTGGTGACCATCCTCATTGTTGTGAATGCTGTGGTTGTGCTCAACGTGTCTTTGCggtccccacacacacactccatggCCCGAGGGGTTCGCAAG GTGTTCCTGCGGCTCTTGCCCCAGctgctgcagatgcaggttcaccCACTGGCCCCAGCAGCTGTGCAGGATGCCCGGTCCCGGCTACAGAATGGCTCCTCCCTGGGGTGGTCAATCACGGCTGGGGAGGAAGTGGCCCTCTGCCTGCCTCGCAGTGAACTCCTCTTCCGGCAGCGCCAGCGCAATGGGCTGGTGAGGGCAGCGCTGGAGAAGCTAG AGAAAGGCCCGGAGTCAGGGCAGAGCCAGCTGTGTGGCAGCTTGAAGGAGGCCGCTCCGGCCATCCAGGCCTGCGTGGAAGCCTGCAACCTCATTGCCCGTGCCCGGCACCAGCAGAGTCACTTTGACAGT GGAAACGAGGAATGGTTTCTGGTGGGCCGAGTGCTGGACAGAGTTTGCTTCCTGGCCATGCTCTCACTCTTTGTCTGTGGCACTGCTGGCATCTTCCTCATGGCCCATTACAACCGCGTGCCTGCCCTGCCATTCCCAGGAGACCCCCGCTCCTACCTGCCCTCATCGGACTGA
- the CHRNG gene encoding acetylcholine receptor subunit gamma isoform X4 → MHGGQSPLLLLPLLAVYLGAQGRNQEERLLRDLMHNYNPHLRPAERDSDIVNVSLKLTLTNLISLNEREEALTTNVWIEMQWCDYRLRWDPRDYEGLWVLRVPSTMVWRPDVVLENKSQTYSTSEINLQLSQEDGQTIEWIFIDPEAFTENGEWAIRHRPAKMLLDEVAPAEEAGHQKVVFYLLIQRKPLFYVINIIAPCVLISSVAILIYFLPAKAGGQKCTVAINVLLAQTVFLFLVAKKVPETSQAVPLISKYLTFLLVVTILIVVNAVVVLNVSLRSPHTHSMARGVRKVFLRLLPQLLQMQVHPLAPAAVQDARSRLQNGSSLGWSITAGEEVALCLPRSELLFRQRQRNGLVRAALEKLEKGPESGQSQLCGSLKEAAPAIQACVEACNLIARARHQQSHFDSGNEEWFLVGRVLDRVCFLAMLSLFVCGTAGIFLMAHYNRVPALPFPGDPRSYLPSSD, encoded by the exons ATGCATGGGGGCCAGAGCCCGCTGCTCCTCCTACCACTGCTGGCTGTCTACCTGG GAGCCCAGGGCCGGAACCAGGAGGAGCGTCTGCTCAGGGACCTGATGCACAACTACAACCCCCACCTGAGGCCCGCTGAGCGCGATTCAGACATAGTCAACGTCAGCCTGAAGCTCACGCTCACCAACCTCATCTCCCTG AATGAGCGAGAGGAGGCCCTCACCACCAACGTCTGGATAGAAATG CAGTGGTGTGACTACCGCCTGCGCTGGGACCCACGAGACTACGAGGGCCTGTGGGTGCTGAGGGTGCCGTCCACCATGGTGTGGCGGCCGGATGTCGTGCTGGAGAACAA GTCCCAGACCTACAGCACCAGTGAGATCAATTTGCAGCTGAGCCAGGAAGATGGTCAGACCATAGAGTGGATTTTCATTGACCCCGAAGCCTTCACAG aaAATGGGGAGTGGGCCATCCGGCACCGGCCAGCCAAGATGCTGCTGGATGAGGTGGCACCAGCAGAGGAGGCAGGCCACCAGAAGGTCGTCTTCTACCTGCTCATCCAGCGCAAGCCCCTCTTCTATGTCATTAACATCATCGCGCCCTGTGTGCTCATCTCCTCCGTGGCCATCCTCATCTACTTCCTTCCTGCCAAGG CGGGTGGCCAGAAGTGTACCGTCGCCATCAACGTGCTTCTGGCCCAGactgtcttcctcttccttgtGGCCAAAAAGGTGCCCGAGACCTCCCAGGCAGTGCCACTCATCAGCAA GTACCTGACCTTCCTCCTGGTGGTGACCATCCTCATTGTTGTGAATGCTGTGGTTGTGCTCAACGTGTCTTTGCggtccccacacacacactccatggCCCGAGGGGTTCGCAAG GTGTTCCTGCGGCTCTTGCCCCAGctgctgcagatgcaggttcaccCACTGGCCCCAGCAGCTGTGCAGGATGCCCGGTCCCGGCTACAGAATGGCTCCTCCCTGGGGTGGTCAATCACGGCTGGGGAGGAAGTGGCCCTCTGCCTGCCTCGCAGTGAACTCCTCTTCCGGCAGCGCCAGCGCAATGGGCTGGTGAGGGCAGCGCTGGAGAAGCTAG AGAAAGGCCCGGAGTCAGGGCAGAGCCAGCTGTGTGGCAGCTTGAAGGAGGCCGCTCCGGCCATCCAGGCCTGCGTGGAAGCCTGCAACCTCATTGCCCGTGCCCGGCACCAGCAGAGTCACTTTGACAGT GGAAACGAGGAATGGTTTCTGGTGGGCCGAGTGCTGGACAGAGTTTGCTTCCTGGCCATGCTCTCACTCTTTGTCTGTGGCACTGCTGGCATCTTCCTCATGGCCCATTACAACCGCGTGCCTGCCCTGCCATTCCCAGGAGACCCCCGCTCCTACCTGCCCTCATCGGACTGA
- the CHRNG gene encoding acetylcholine receptor subunit gamma isoform X1 — MHGGQSPLLLLPLLAVYLGVDSGGLGPEEPRSRGPRPQGAQGRNQEERLLRDLMHNYNPHLRPAERDSDIVNVSLKLTLTNLISLNEREEALTTNVWIEMQWCDYRLRWDPRDYEGLWVLRVPSTMVWRPDVVLENNVDGVFEVALYCNVLVSPDGCVYWLPPAIFRSSCPVSVTYFPFDWQNCSLIFQSQTYSTSEINLQLSQEDGQTIEWIFIDPEAFTENGEWAIRHRPAKMLLDEVAPAEEAGHQKVVFYLLIQRKPLFYVINIIAPCVLISSVAILIYFLPAKAGGQKCTVAINVLLAQTVFLFLVAKKVPETSQAVPLISKYLTFLLVVTILIVVNAVVVLNVSLRSPHTHSMARGVRKVFLRLLPQLLQMQVHPLAPAAVQDARSRLQNGSSLGWSITAGEEVALCLPRSELLFRQRQRNGLVRAALEKLEKGPESGQSQLCGSLKEAAPAIQACVEACNLIARARHQQSHFDSGNEEWFLVGRVLDRVCFLAMLSLFVCGTAGIFLMAHYNRVPALPFPGDPRSYLPSSD; from the exons ATGCATGGGGGCCAGAGCCCGCTGCTCCTCCTACCACTGCTGGCTGTCTACCTGGGTGTGGACTCAGGGGGTCTGGGTCCCGAAGAGCCCAGGAGCAGGGGTCCAAGGCCTCAGG GAGCCCAGGGCCGGAACCAGGAGGAGCGTCTGCTCAGGGACCTGATGCACAACTACAACCCCCACCTGAGGCCCGCTGAGCGCGATTCAGACATAGTCAACGTCAGCCTGAAGCTCACGCTCACCAACCTCATCTCCCTG AATGAGCGAGAGGAGGCCCTCACCACCAACGTCTGGATAGAAATG CAGTGGTGTGACTACCGCCTGCGCTGGGACCCACGAGACTACGAGGGCCTGTGGGTGCTGAGGGTGCCGTCCACCATGGTGTGGCGGCCGGATGTCGTGCTGGAGAACAA CGTGGACGGCGTGTTCGAGGTGGCGCTCTACTGCAATGTGCTCGTGTCTCCCGATGGCTGCGTCTACTGGCTGCCGCCCGCCATCTTCCGCTCCTCCTGTCCCGTCTCCGTCACCTACTTCCCCTTCGACTGGCAGAACTGCTCCCTCATCTTCCA GTCCCAGACCTACAGCACCAGTGAGATCAATTTGCAGCTGAGCCAGGAAGATGGTCAGACCATAGAGTGGATTTTCATTGACCCCGAAGCCTTCACAG aaAATGGGGAGTGGGCCATCCGGCACCGGCCAGCCAAGATGCTGCTGGATGAGGTGGCACCAGCAGAGGAGGCAGGCCACCAGAAGGTCGTCTTCTACCTGCTCATCCAGCGCAAGCCCCTCTTCTATGTCATTAACATCATCGCGCCCTGTGTGCTCATCTCCTCCGTGGCCATCCTCATCTACTTCCTTCCTGCCAAGG CGGGTGGCCAGAAGTGTACCGTCGCCATCAACGTGCTTCTGGCCCAGactgtcttcctcttccttgtGGCCAAAAAGGTGCCCGAGACCTCCCAGGCAGTGCCACTCATCAGCAA GTACCTGACCTTCCTCCTGGTGGTGACCATCCTCATTGTTGTGAATGCTGTGGTTGTGCTCAACGTGTCTTTGCggtccccacacacacactccatggCCCGAGGGGTTCGCAAG GTGTTCCTGCGGCTCTTGCCCCAGctgctgcagatgcaggttcaccCACTGGCCCCAGCAGCTGTGCAGGATGCCCGGTCCCGGCTACAGAATGGCTCCTCCCTGGGGTGGTCAATCACGGCTGGGGAGGAAGTGGCCCTCTGCCTGCCTCGCAGTGAACTCCTCTTCCGGCAGCGCCAGCGCAATGGGCTGGTGAGGGCAGCGCTGGAGAAGCTAG AGAAAGGCCCGGAGTCAGGGCAGAGCCAGCTGTGTGGCAGCTTGAAGGAGGCCGCTCCGGCCATCCAGGCCTGCGTGGAAGCCTGCAACCTCATTGCCCGTGCCCGGCACCAGCAGAGTCACTTTGACAGT GGAAACGAGGAATGGTTTCTGGTGGGCCGAGTGCTGGACAGAGTTTGCTTCCTGGCCATGCTCTCACTCTTTGTCTGTGGCACTGCTGGCATCTTCCTCATGGCCCATTACAACCGCGTGCCTGCCCTGCCATTCCCAGGAGACCCCCGCTCCTACCTGCCCTCATCGGACTGA
- the EIF4E2 gene encoding eukaryotic translation initiation factor 4E type 2 isoform X3 has protein sequence MNNKFDALKDDDSGDHDQNEENSTQKDGEKEKTERDKSQSSSKRKAVVPGPAEHPLQYNYTFWYSRRTPGRPTSSQSYEQNIKQIGTFASVEQFWRFYSHMVRPGDLTGHSDFHLFKEGIKPMWEDDANKNGGKWIIRLRKGLASRCWENLILAMLGEQFMVGEEICGAVVSVRFQEDIISIWNKTASDQATTARIRDTLRRVLNLPPNTIMEYKTHTDSIKAWEEFHGLVNSSGR, from the exons ATGAACAACAAGTTCGACGC ATTGAAAGATGATGACAGTGGGGACCATGatcagaatgaagaaaacagcACACAGAAAGATGGTGAGAAGGAAAAAACGGAACGAGACAAGAGTCAGAGCAGCAGCAAAAGGAAG GCTGTTGTCCCTGGGCCAGCAGAGCACCCCCTGCAGTATAACTACACTTTCTGGTATTCCAGGAGAACCCCCGGCCGTCCCACCAGCTCACAGAGCTACGAACAGAATATCAAACAGATTGGCACCTTTGCCTCT GTGGAGCAGTTCTGGAGGTTTTACAGCCACATGGTACGTCCTGGGGACCTGACAGGCCACAGTGACTTCCATCTCTTCAAAGAAGGAATTAAACCCATGTGGGAG GATGATGCAAATAAAAATGGTGGCAAGTGGATTATTCGGCTGCGGAAGGGCTTGGCATCCCGTTGCTGGGAGAATCTCATCCTGGCCATGTTGGGGGAACAATTCATGGTTGGGGAGGAGATCTGTGGGGCTGTGGTCTCTGTCCGGTTTCAG GAGGACATTATTTCAATATGGAATAAGACTGCCAGCGACCAAGCAACCACAGCCCGCATCCGGGACACACTTCGGCGAGTGCTTAACCTACCTCCCAACACCATTATGGAATACAAAACCCACACCGACAGCATCAA ggcctgggaggagtTTCATGGCCTGGTGAACAGCAGCGGCCGCTGA
- the EIF4E2 gene encoding eukaryotic translation initiation factor 4E type 2 isoform X4 — protein MNNKFDALKDDDSGDHDQNEENSTQKDGEKEKTERDKSQSSSKRKAVVPGPAEHPLQYNYTFWYSRRTPGRPTSSQSYEQNIKQIGTFASVEQFWRFYSHMVRPGDLTGHSDFHLFKEGIKPMWEDDANKNGGKWIIRLRKGLASRCWENLILAMLGEQFMVGEEICGAVVSVRFQEDIISIWNKTASDQATTARIRDTLRRVLNLPPNTIMEYKTHTDSIKDNSSFRNTKITL, from the exons ATGAACAACAAGTTCGACGC ATTGAAAGATGATGACAGTGGGGACCATGatcagaatgaagaaaacagcACACAGAAAGATGGTGAGAAGGAAAAAACGGAACGAGACAAGAGTCAGAGCAGCAGCAAAAGGAAG GCTGTTGTCCCTGGGCCAGCAGAGCACCCCCTGCAGTATAACTACACTTTCTGGTATTCCAGGAGAACCCCCGGCCGTCCCACCAGCTCACAGAGCTACGAACAGAATATCAAACAGATTGGCACCTTTGCCTCT GTGGAGCAGTTCTGGAGGTTTTACAGCCACATGGTACGTCCTGGGGACCTGACAGGCCACAGTGACTTCCATCTCTTCAAAGAAGGAATTAAACCCATGTGGGAG GATGATGCAAATAAAAATGGTGGCAAGTGGATTATTCGGCTGCGGAAGGGCTTGGCATCCCGTTGCTGGGAGAATCTCATCCTGGCCATGTTGGGGGAACAATTCATGGTTGGGGAGGAGATCTGTGGGGCTGTGGTCTCTGTCCGGTTTCAG GAGGACATTATTTCAATATGGAATAAGACTGCCAGCGACCAAGCAACCACAGCCCGCATCCGGGACACACTTCGGCGAGTGCTTAACCTACCTCCCAACACCATTATGGAATACAAAACCCACACCGACAGCATCAA
- the EIF4E2 gene encoding eukaryotic translation initiation factor 4E type 2 isoform X1: protein MNNKFDALKDDDSGDHDQNEENSTQKDGEKEKTERDKSQSSSKRKAVVPGPAEHPLQYNYTFWYSRRTPGRPTSSQSYEQNIKQIGTFASVEQFWRFYSHMVRPGDLTGHSDFHLFKEGIKPMWEDDANKNGGKWIIRLRKGLASRCWENLILAMLGEQFMVGEEICGAVVSVRFQEDIISIWNKTASDQATTARIRDTLRRVLNLPPNTIMEYKTHTDSIKMPGRLGPQRLLFQNLWKPRLNVP from the exons ATGAACAACAAGTTCGACGC ATTGAAAGATGATGACAGTGGGGACCATGatcagaatgaagaaaacagcACACAGAAAGATGGTGAGAAGGAAAAAACGGAACGAGACAAGAGTCAGAGCAGCAGCAAAAGGAAG GCTGTTGTCCCTGGGCCAGCAGAGCACCCCCTGCAGTATAACTACACTTTCTGGTATTCCAGGAGAACCCCCGGCCGTCCCACCAGCTCACAGAGCTACGAACAGAATATCAAACAGATTGGCACCTTTGCCTCT GTGGAGCAGTTCTGGAGGTTTTACAGCCACATGGTACGTCCTGGGGACCTGACAGGCCACAGTGACTTCCATCTCTTCAAAGAAGGAATTAAACCCATGTGGGAG GATGATGCAAATAAAAATGGTGGCAAGTGGATTATTCGGCTGCGGAAGGGCTTGGCATCCCGTTGCTGGGAGAATCTCATCCTGGCCATGTTGGGGGAACAATTCATGGTTGGGGAGGAGATCTGTGGGGCTGTGGTCTCTGTCCGGTTTCAG GAGGACATTATTTCAATATGGAATAAGACTGCCAGCGACCAAGCAACCACAGCCCGCATCCGGGACACACTTCGGCGAGTGCTTAACCTACCTCCCAACACCATTATGGAATACAAAACCCACACCGACAGCATCAA AATGCCAGGCAGGCTGGGCCCCCAAAGGCTCCTTTTTCAAAACCTCTGGAAGCCGCGGTTGAATGTGCCATGA
- the EIF4E2 gene encoding eukaryotic translation initiation factor 4E type 2 isoform X2: MRLKDDDSGDHDQNEENSTQKDGEKEKTERDKSQSSSKRKAVVPGPAEHPLQYNYTFWYSRRTPGRPTSSQSYEQNIKQIGTFASVEQFWRFYSHMVRPGDLTGHSDFHLFKEGIKPMWEDDANKNGGKWIIRLRKGLASRCWENLILAMLGEQFMVGEEICGAVVSVRFQEDIISIWNKTASDQATTARIRDTLRRVLNLPPNTIMEYKTHTDSIKMPGRLGPQRLLFQNLWKPRLNVP, encoded by the exons ATGAG ATTGAAAGATGATGACAGTGGGGACCATGatcagaatgaagaaaacagcACACAGAAAGATGGTGAGAAGGAAAAAACGGAACGAGACAAGAGTCAGAGCAGCAGCAAAAGGAAG GCTGTTGTCCCTGGGCCAGCAGAGCACCCCCTGCAGTATAACTACACTTTCTGGTATTCCAGGAGAACCCCCGGCCGTCCCACCAGCTCACAGAGCTACGAACAGAATATCAAACAGATTGGCACCTTTGCCTCT GTGGAGCAGTTCTGGAGGTTTTACAGCCACATGGTACGTCCTGGGGACCTGACAGGCCACAGTGACTTCCATCTCTTCAAAGAAGGAATTAAACCCATGTGGGAG GATGATGCAAATAAAAATGGTGGCAAGTGGATTATTCGGCTGCGGAAGGGCTTGGCATCCCGTTGCTGGGAGAATCTCATCCTGGCCATGTTGGGGGAACAATTCATGGTTGGGGAGGAGATCTGTGGGGCTGTGGTCTCTGTCCGGTTTCAG GAGGACATTATTTCAATATGGAATAAGACTGCCAGCGACCAAGCAACCACAGCCCGCATCCGGGACACACTTCGGCGAGTGCTTAACCTACCTCCCAACACCATTATGGAATACAAAACCCACACCGACAGCATCAA AATGCCAGGCAGGCTGGGCCCCCAAAGGCTCCTTTTTCAAAACCTCTGGAAGCCGCGGTTGAATGTGCCATGA